The genomic window CAATCAGCGGAGCAATCACTGGCAGCTGCTGCAACGCTGGTCGGAGCAGCTGTTCCCGCAGGCCGTGCGCAGCCCCCAAGAGTCCGCCGAGGTGGATGACCTCAGCCAGCGGGTGCGCCATGCCCTGGAGACAATCCCCGCCAATCAGCGGCAGGTCCTGGAGCTGGCTTACTACGAAGGGCTAAGCCAGTCTGCGATCGGGCAGCGGCTGAACCTGCCGCTGGGCACCGTCAAGACCCGTTCCCGCCAGGGCCTGATCCGCCTGCGGGAGTTGCTGATCGATTTCCGGAGCACACCATGACACCGCACGACGCCAACGCAGAGGCCGCCAAACCTGACACCGCCATCGATGCCCTGCTGGCAGGCCATGCCCTGGGAGATCTGGACGAAGAGGAACGGCAGCAGCTGACGCTTCTGCTGCAGCGACACCCGGAGCTACGCCAGCGGCTGGAGGAATTCCGCACCACGCTCGAACTGCTGCCCCTGGCCCTGCCGGAGACAGAGCCGGCACCAGAGGGCGTGCGCCACCGCCTGCTGCGCCTACCCATGCAACCCCAGGTCAGCCGCCGTGTTGCAGCGCCGTCCTGGCTGGTGCCTGGCCTGCTCTCTCTGGGGCTGCTGATCCTCGGCATGGAGCTGCAGCAGACACGCCAGCAGCTGGCGCAATTGCAGTTGAGGGTGGCTCCGGAACCCACTCTGACGCCGGCTGGCCGGCGCCTGCCCCTGCGGGCGATACCAGGGAACGGCCAGGGGTTCGGCGAGGTACTCGTGACCGGCAACCCCACCAACAACATCCTGATGCTCAATGCTCTGCCGCCGCCGCCGCCGAAACACGTCTATCGGCTCTGGGCCAACGTGAACGGGCGGCAGGTGGGCTGCGTCTCCTTCAAACCCACCGCCCAGGGCCATGTGGCCATGCTGATCCCCCCTTTCCCCACCAGCCAGGCCAGCAGCCTCAGCGTCAGTGTGGAAGCAGACCCCCTGGGCGCGGCACCCACTGGCCCGCGGGTGTTGACCAGCACGATCTGAGCCTCTCCATAGTTGGGAGGCGTCGACACGAAGCCTCATTCACCCCACGCGTGCTTGCCGTCAACCGGCACCGATGCTCTCAAAAGCGAGATCGGCCACAGGGGCCAAGCTTTTGCCCAGCTGGAGCCCCAGCTGCTCTCCCTGCTGGGCAGCTGATCAGGCAGTCGCAGACCAACTGCCGTGCAGCCCATAGGGAATCGCCAGGGGAAGCTCAAGCACGGCTTGCTCTGTCATATCGGCAGCGTTGAGGATCACCAGATCCGTAGCGCAGCGAGCCCCGTTCCAAACCGGCACCAACACCCAGCCACTATCTTCAGCGGCCACTTCTTCGGGTGAGCCATGAGTTAGGCGGGGAACCATCACCGGTTCGGTGACAAAACCGCGGGGGGCCGCACTCCAAACCAGGCGTTCGCCGGTTTGCAAGTCGAGCTTCTCAATCGCCTGGAGCGGATCATTACCCCGCTCCCGCTGCGCCACCGCCATCCAGGCAAAGCGCGCGTTTAGGCCCTGCTTTGCCGGATTAACCATGGCGAACTCACAGCAGCGCTGCTCCAGCCACTCGCTCTGAACCTTGCCGCTGCGGGGGTCTATCCGGCAACGGCGCAACTGCCCCTCAGGTATGGAGTCGAAATCGATCTCGCGGTAGTCAACCTCGGGGCCTATGGAAGGGAAATCGTCGTAGTAGATCGAATCCACCACCACCTCGCCGGTGGCCGGATCCTCAAAGGCATTGAGGTGGTGGAACACAAAGCCTTCTGGAGCAGGTAGCAGCAGCGGGCGGGCGCCAGCGTGATGACCCGGCTGGCGAGGCACCAACCAAAACTTGCCGGCCTCACCGGGTTTGGAGGCCAGGCATTGGGCCGCCCCCTTCTGCCCCAGCACAAATGGCAGGGGGTTAAACGCCACAGCGTTCTGCAGAAACACAGCCCAGCTGGGTGTGATCGCAAAATCATGCAGGAAGGCAAAACCCTTGAAGCTGTGGCGGCTGTCAGCCACCAGATCGCCGGCGCGCACACCATCTGGCTGGTCTGCGCTGGCAAATTCCATCAAGCGAATGGTGCTGGTGGGGCCCGCCTTGACGCCAAAGGTGACCATGCGGGGCTCGCCGTGGTGACCAGGATCGAAGCGCGGGTGGGCGCTGAAAGCTTCGCCTGGCTTGAGCAGACCCTCCAGCCGCGAGAGCCCCCTGGTCTCGAGGGTGCGGGGATCAAGGGCGTGGGGCTCGGCCGCTTCCCAGAGCGCCAGCAGCTGGTCACCCAGCTGCACCACATGGGTATTGGCAATATTTTTGAGCCTCAGATCGAAGGCGTTGGCGAGTGGCCCGCCAGGCTTCTGAGTGCCGAAGACCCCCCGGTAAACAAAGCGACCGGCTTGCTCCTCTGCCAGCCAGCCCTCGGTGCGCACAAAGCGGTTGGTGAGTCGGGCTTGCCCCCCTTCAAACCGGAAGGCGCTGATCATGCCGTCGCCATCAAATGGGTGATGAACCCAATGGCCACCACGCTCAAGCCGGCCAGGCCCATTGCGGAACAAAGTGCCCTTGAGCTCAGCCGGGATCGTGCCGCGCACGGGCTCTAAGGGAACGTCGCTTAGTTCAACACCGACGTTGCGAAAGGCGCTGGACCAATCGTGGCGCTCATAGGCAGGCTGAAAACCGGTGGGCTGAGAAGCGGCAATTGTCATCCTGGCGATCCCGCGTCAGCGTTTGCGAATTGTGTCGAAAATAGGTCGGCATAAGTGCCGCCGCGAGCCAGCAGGGTGGCGTGATTTCCCGACTCAACCACTCGGCCACCCGCAATCACACAAATGCAGTCGGCATTAACGACAGTGGAGAGGCGATGGGCCACTACCAAGGTGGTGCGGTCAGCCATCAATCTGTCTAGGGCTTCTTGCACCACCTGCTCAGAAGCTGAGTCGAGCGCAGAGGTGGCCTCATCCAGAAACAGCAAGGGCGCATCCTTAATTAACGCGCGCGCAATTGCAATCCGCTGACGCTGGCCGCCGGAGAGCATCGTGCCATTTTCTCCAATAAGGGTGGCATAGCCCTCGGGCAGCTGAATAATGAAGTCGTGAGCATTCGCAGCCCGTGCAGCAGCCTCAATCTGGGAAGGCGAAGCTGACGCCAATCCATAGGCAATGTTGTTAGCAACAGTGTCGTTAAAAAGGAATGTATTTTGATCAACAACTGAGATCAAGGAGCGTAACGATGCCAGGGAAAGCTGGCGAATATCAATGCCATCGATTGATATAACTCCCGAGCTAGGGTCGTAAAAGCGGCAAAACAAGTCAATTATGGTGCTTTTCCCGCCGCCACTAGATCCAACCAAAGCGACAGTGCTGCTGCAAGGCAGCTCTAAAGATAAGTTATCAATAACCAGATCATCGCCATAAGCAAAACAGACATTACTGGCCACAAGACCTTCGGAAACACTGTTTAAAGACTTGGGACTGGAAGCCTCAGGAGGTTCAGGCTTGGTATCGAGAATATTGAATAAATCACTGGCAGCAGAAACACCTTGCTGCAATGTAGAATTAGATCTAGCAATCCCCTTAAAGGGCGCATAGCACAGATAGAGAGAAGTTAAAAAGGCAAAGAAGTTGCCAGTAGTACGCGTACCGGCAATTACGTTTTCACCGCCATACACTAAAACCGCACTAAAGCCAATCGCGCCTATTACTTCCATTAGGGGCTGGTTGGCAAGCTTTGCCCTTGTTGTCTTTAGGGCAGCCCTTAAAACCGATTGATTCTCTTGATCAAACCTCGACAACTCATAAGCCTGCATGCCGAAGATCTTGACCACCCGCAAACCGATTACCGACTCTTGGAGGAATGACGCCAACTTGGCCAGGCTGAGCTGCCCTTTACTAGAGTGACGCCTAACTTTTTTAGATGAGTTAAGAATGGGTAAAATCGCTAAAGGGAAAAGTATGAAAGCGATCAACGACAGCAGCCAATCCTGATAGAAGGCCACGCAAACCAAAACCAGAAGGGTTAGGGAATCTTTAAATATAGATGAAAAGCCATCAACAATTCCGCTCTTGACGAGTGACACATCAGTGAGTACTCGAGACACCAACACGGTGGAGGAATTGCGATCCACATAGGACTGGGGTAAATCTAATATTCGCTCGGCGAGTTGATGGCGCAAGTCGGCCGTGATTGACTGGCCTACAGTTTCAGTTAGATAGGCTCCTAAATATTGGGAAACCGCCCTAAGCACTATCACTACCAATATGACTACAGGCGCCAAATACAAGCGACTTCGATCGCTCGAAGGCAAAATATCATCAAAAAGGTAGCGAATTACCAATGGCACGAAGCCGGTGGACGCGCCATACAGAAAATTAAAGAATAAGGCTAGAGAAAAGCCCGGCCACAAATGGCGACGTCCATAAAAAGCCAGCCGTTGATAAATTTGCTTACTCACTTAAGCAAGCCCACTAATTCATCGG from Cyanobium sp. Tous-M-B4 includes these protein-coding regions:
- a CDS encoding ABC transporter transmembrane domain-containing protein; the protein is MSKQIYQRLAFYGRRHLWPGFSLALFFNFLYGASTGFVPLVIRYLFDDILPSSDRSRLYLAPVVILVVIVLRAVSQYLGAYLTETVGQSITADLRHQLAERILDLPQSYVDRNSSTVLVSRVLTDVSLVKSGIVDGFSSIFKDSLTLLVLVCVAFYQDWLLSLIAFILFPLAILPILNSSKKVRRHSSKGQLSLAKLASFLQESVIGLRVVKIFGMQAYELSRFDQENQSVLRAALKTTRAKLANQPLMEVIGAIGFSAVLVYGGENVIAGTRTTGNFFAFLTSLYLCYAPFKGIARSNSTLQQGVSAASDLFNILDTKPEPPEASSPKSLNSVSEGLVASNVCFAYGDDLVIDNLSLELPCSSTVALVGSSGGGKSTIIDLFCRFYDPSSGVISIDGIDIRQLSLASLRSLISVVDQNTFLFNDTVANNIAYGLASASPSQIEAAARAANAHDFIIQLPEGYATLIGENGTMLSGGQRQRIAIARALIKDAPLLFLDEATSALDSASEQVVQEALDRLMADRTTLVVAHRLSTVVNADCICVIAGGRVVESGNHATLLARGGTYADLFSTQFANADAGSPG
- a CDS encoding anti-sigma factor domain-containing protein; its protein translation is MTPHDANAEAAKPDTAIDALLAGHALGDLDEEERQQLTLLLQRHPELRQRLEEFRTTLELLPLALPETEPAPEGVRHRLLRLPMQPQVSRRVAAPSWLVPGLLSLGLLILGMELQQTRQQLAQLQLRVAPEPTLTPAGRRLPLRAIPGNGQGFGEVLVTGNPTNNILMLNALPPPPPKHVYRLWANVNGRQVGCVSFKPTAQGHVAMLIPPFPTSQASSLSVSVEADPLGAAPTGPRVLTSTI
- a CDS encoding carotenoid oxygenase family protein, yielding MTIAASQPTGFQPAYERHDWSSAFRNVGVELSDVPLEPVRGTIPAELKGTLFRNGPGRLERGGHWVHHPFDGDGMISAFRFEGGQARLTNRFVRTEGWLAEEQAGRFVYRGVFGTQKPGGPLANAFDLRLKNIANTHVVQLGDQLLALWEAAEPHALDPRTLETRGLSRLEGLLKPGEAFSAHPRFDPGHHGEPRMVTFGVKAGPTSTIRLMEFASADQPDGVRAGDLVADSRHSFKGFAFLHDFAITPSWAVFLQNAVAFNPLPFVLGQKGAAQCLASKPGEAGKFWLVPRQPGHHAGARPLLLPAPEGFVFHHLNAFEDPATGEVVVDSIYYDDFPSIGPEVDYREIDFDSIPEGQLRRCRIDPRSGKVQSEWLEQRCCEFAMVNPAKQGLNARFAWMAVAQRERGNDPLQAIEKLDLQTGERLVWSAAPRGFVTEPVMVPRLTHGSPEEVAAEDSGWVLVPVWNGARCATDLVILNAADMTEQAVLELPLAIPYGLHGSWSATA
- a CDS encoding sigma-70 family RNA polymerase sigma factor — its product is MNFPAQQPDAAAARPLLQGFASDPPSPTDLGALYDSYGGPVYRLALRLCRSNQEAEDLCHDVFLRYWKQERYEPSRGPVLAYLLLLTRSMAINRLNQRSNHWQLLQRWSEQLFPQAVRSPQESAEVDDLSQRVRHALETIPANQRQVLELAYYEGLSQSAIGQRLNLPLGTVKTRSRQGLIRLRELLIDFRSTP